From the genome of Cinclus cinclus chromosome 12, bCinCin1.1, whole genome shotgun sequence, one region includes:
- the LOC134048737 gene encoding monocarboxylate transporter 2-like, with amino-acid sequence MPAPAEAGRAPGPPDGGWGWVVVFGAFVSIGFAYAFPKGLAIFFKEIQDFFGTSYSEIAWISSIMLATTYGAGPISSILVNRYGSRPVVMFGGLLCGVGMISAAFCTSILQLYICVGFITGFGLALNLQPSVIIIGKYFLKRRPIANGLAMAGSPVMLCTLAPLNQFLFDNFGWRGSFLILGAILLNCCVAGALFRPIGAGTALVKTHVNEEGKDALERKIAADGPMEKKIEEEGGKDCFEKVNQYLDFSLFKHRGFLIYLIGNVLMFLGFFAPIVFLAPYAKHTGIDEYSAAFLLSILAIVDMVARPTTGIVANSRWVRPRIQYFFSFAIAFNSACHLLCPLASSYAGLIVYSSFFGLAFGMVCAMLFETLMDLVGAARFTSAVGLVTIAECCTILLGPPIGGILIDTFGDYKYMFIKCGAVMVLAGTFLFIMNYYNYRMLAKEEKERKTKEEDPESVRTENEGKKNWNKDSTQDGPELEPLREKGEAVKKEMNGTNQV; translated from the exons ATGCCAGCCCCCGCAGAGGCAGGGCGAGCCCCCGGCCCGCCGGATGGTGGCTGGGGATGGGTGGTGGTCTTCGGCGCCTTCGTTTCCATCGGCTTTGCCTACGCCTTCCCCAAAGGCTTGGCCATCTTCTTCAAAGAAATCCAGGATTTCTTTGGCACGTCCTATAGCGAAATCGCGTGGATCTCTTCCATCATGCTGGCCACGACGTACGGTGCAG GTCCCATCAGCAGCATTTTAGTGAACCGCTATGGCAGCCGCCCCGTGGTCATGTTTGGGGGCCTCTTGTGTGGTGTGGGGATGATCTCAGCTGCCTTCTGCAccagcatcctgcagctctACATCTGTGTGGGCTTCATCACAG GATTTGGCCTTGCTCTCAACCTTCAGCCATCAGTGATAATCATAGGCAAATATTTCTTGAAGAGAAGACCCATTGCCAATGGCCTTGCTATGGCAGGGAGCCCCGTGATGCTTTGCACCCTGGCACCTCTCAACCAATTCCTTTTTGACAATTTTGGCTGGAGAGGCAGCTTTTTAATTCTTGGGGCAATTTTATTAAACTGCTGTGTGGCAGGAGCTCTCTTCAGACCCATCGGGGCAGGCACAGCACTGGTCAAAACCCACGTGAATGAGGAAGGCAAGGATGCTCTGGAAAGAAAGATCGCTGCAGATGGCcccatggagaaaaaaatagaagaggaaggaggaaaagactGCTTTGAAAAAGTCAATCAGTACCttgatttttccctctttaaaCACAGAGGGTTCTTGATTTACCTGATTGGAAACGTGCTTATGTTCCTGGGGTTCTTCGCCCCCATCGTTTTCCTGGCACCGTATGCAAAGCACACGGGCATCGATGAATATTCCgctgctttcctgctttccaTCCTTGCTATTGTGGATATGGTTGCTCGCCCTACCACCGGCATTGTTGCCAACAGCAGGTGGGTGAGGCCAAGGATCCAGTACTTCTTCAGCTTTGCCATCGCCTTCAACAGCGCCTGCCACCTCCTGTGCCCGCTGGCCTCCAGCTACGCGGGGCTCATCGTGTACTCCAGCTTCTTTGGCTTGGCCTTTGGCATGGTGTGTGCCATGCTGTTCGAGACGCTGATGGACCTGGTGGGGGCTGCCCGGTTCACGAGCGCCGTCGGCCTCGTCACCATCGCCGAGTGCTGCACCATACTGCTGGGACCACCTATTGGAG GAATTCTGATTGATACCTTTGGAGATTATAAGTATATGTTCATTAAATGTGGAGCTGTGATGGTCCTGGCAGGAACCTTTCTGTTCATCatgaattattataattatcGTATGCTTGccaaggaggagaaggaaagaaagacaaaagaagaGGATCCTGAATCTGTAAGGACagaaaatgaaggcaaaaaaaactGGAACAAAGACTCCACACAGGATGGGCCTGAGCTGGAACCTttgagagagaagggagaagcaGTAAAGAAGGAAATGAATGGCACAAATCAAGTTTGA